TAAAGGTGCTCACCGGGTCTCGTTACGACATCGTCCACTTCCACAGCGTGGCTGCTGGTGCCTTCGCTTGGATGGCCCGCGTCCGCCGCGAAAAATGCGTCCTTCAGATGCACGGCCTGGAGTGGAAGCGCAGCCGCTGGGGCAAGGGCGGCGCGATGGTCCTCCGCCTGCTGGAGGGCCTCTGCCTGCGCCAGTCACACGCCTATACGGCCGTCTCTCGCACCCAGTGCGATCACTTCGCCCAGCGCGGCATCGAGATGGCTTACATTCCCACGGGAACTGAACTCAAGGAGCCCATGCCGCCCCAGGAGATCCTCAAGCTCGGTCTTGAGCCCGGCCGCTACGTCCTCTTCGCCTCGCGCCTGGTCGCAGAGAAGGGCGCCCACTACCTCATCCCGGCCTTTCGCCGTCTCGGAGTTGACCACAAGCTGGTAATCGCTGGCGATGTGCCCGGCGCGGATCGCTACAAGGCGGAGCTGCTCAAGCTCGCTGATGGCGATCCCAGGATCCTCTTCCCTGGATTCGTAACCGGCCGACTGCTGGAGGAGCTGTTCAGTCATGCGGCCGTTTACGTTCAACCCTCCGAGGTTGAAGGCCTTTCGATAGCCCTTCTGGAGGCCATGAGCTACGGCAATTGCTGCCTGGTGAGCGACATTCCCGAGAACGTGGAAGCCATCGACGCGGCTGGTTGGACCTTCGGCAACAAGGAGATCAACTCCTTGGCCGAGCGGCTCGCTTGGTTGCTGCGGAATCCCACCGAAGCCCGCAAGACCTCAGAACAAGCCAGACAGCGAATCCGCGACCATTACTCCTGGGACCACATCACCGACCAGTTCGAGACCCTCTACAAAGGCGTTCTCTCGCGATAACCCATCCGTCATCGGTCATCATCCCAGCGAGCCCCGATGTCAGGAGCTCTCCCCGGTTTGCTGCTGGTGGCTCGAGGCTCCTCCCGCCGTCTGAGATCGTCTCCAGTACCGAGTCTTTTCGGCAAGCCTGCATGAACCGTCTTGAATCGTCTGGTAAGGTCATCTGTCATCCTGAGGACCGATGGAGGACAGATGATGAGCACCGGCATCTCGCGTGATGTTCCTGCCCGGCTGGAGGGAACGCTCCGGCGTTTTGAGCGATGGCGTGAGAACCGCAAT
Above is a window of Phycisphaerae bacterium DNA encoding:
- a CDS encoding glycosyltransferase family 4 protein, which gives rise to MRIAFLVVKNIARGGGIEKYTQELGSRLVSRGHDVTVYSMRHYGQVPAEFQGMRIVGVRSVRKAAAEKLSTSATAALKVLTGSRYDIVHFHSVAAGAFAWMARVRREKCVLQMHGLEWKRSRWGKGGAMVLRLLEGLCLRQSHAYTAVSRTQCDHFAQRGIEMAYIPTGTELKEPMPPQEILKLGLEPGRYVLFASRLVAEKGAHYLIPAFRRLGVDHKLVIAGDVPGADRYKAELLKLADGDPRILFPGFVTGRLLEELFSHAAVYVQPSEVEGLSIALLEAMSYGNCCLVSDIPENVEAIDAAGWTFGNKEINSLAERLAWLLRNPTEARKTSEQARQRIRDHYSWDHITDQFETLYKGVLSR